Proteins from a genomic interval of Clostridium sp. AN503:
- a CDS encoding VanW family protein, with the protein MNQYENQRGSGTGRSRAKGSSHSRNTSARSRSGRSGASGGGRSSYTRNSSSSGRRSSGNRGGGSDFDYMKLAVGGVILIIAIVCIVFLVKGMTGKSGETETETTTEAETELLKEVTVDGINITGMSREDAKQAILKDFAWGMKVTWQDQSYDVADLMAGKVDSLLQEIYAGEPKESYSLDTSGLEDAAAAEAASVAAQWDKKAKNGSISSYDAENDKFLFTGAENGQAVDQEKLKNDILAALGRKDFDAVIEASVNAVEPEFSESTAREKYKTLSSFTTNTTSNSKRNTNVKLSAQAINGIVLQPGEEFSFNDRVGERTEAKGYKGAAAYNNGEVVEEIGGGVCQVSTTLYNAVVRAGLKTTVRRSHTYEPSYVTPGMDATVSWGGPDYKFVNNSSAAVGIRASYSNQTVTISIYGIPVLEEGVKYDLKSKKLKDMDPPAPAYEEDPTLEPGIEKTKSSGSRGSYWETRLVITKNGEVVSQEVDHNVTYKGHAPVILRNTSGTVAATEPSESILESGVIDPSGESSTLDGDPVQTGPGGGPGVSVGPGGSSGGQSGQNQNGSVNGPGGGAVTNPVPSTTPSPTTTPTPSQAPSPTTAPNQAPSPTPGGGSAPTAGTDGPTIAPMPGA; encoded by the coding sequence ATGAATCAGTATGAGAATCAGAGAGGCTCAGGGACCGGGCGTTCCAGGGCAAAGGGAAGTTCCCACAGCAGGAATACATCTGCCAGGAGCCGTTCAGGCCGTTCAGGCGCATCAGGCGGGGGCAGAAGCAGTTATACAAGGAATTCGTCTTCCTCCGGAAGACGGAGCTCCGGCAACCGCGGAGGCGGTTCCGACTTTGACTATATGAAGCTGGCTGTCGGCGGGGTGATCCTGATCATAGCCATTGTCTGCATTGTGTTCCTGGTAAAAGGAATGACAGGAAAGAGCGGCGAGACGGAGACGGAGACCACCACGGAAGCGGAGACTGAGCTTTTGAAGGAAGTGACCGTGGACGGGATCAATATCACCGGCATGTCCAGAGAAGATGCAAAACAGGCGATCCTGAAGGATTTTGCCTGGGGGATGAAGGTGACCTGGCAGGATCAGAGCTATGATGTGGCAGACTTAATGGCTGGTAAGGTGGATTCTCTTCTGCAGGAGATCTATGCAGGGGAGCCGAAAGAGAGCTATTCCCTGGATACCAGCGGGCTTGAGGATGCTGCGGCTGCCGAAGCGGCAAGCGTGGCGGCCCAGTGGGACAAAAAGGCGAAAAACGGATCGATCTCCAGTTATGATGCGGAGAATGACAAGTTTTTATTTACCGGTGCGGAGAACGGCCAGGCTGTGGACCAGGAGAAGTTAAAGAATGATATCCTGGCGGCCCTTGGCCGGAAAGATTTTGACGCGGTGATCGAGGCTTCCGTCAATGCGGTGGAGCCGGAATTCTCTGAATCTACTGCCCGTGAGAAATACAAGACATTATCCAGCTTCACCACGAATACCACATCCAACAGCAAGCGGAATACCAACGTGAAGCTGTCTGCACAGGCGATCAACGGCATTGTCCTGCAGCCCGGGGAGGAGTTCTCTTTTAATGACCGGGTAGGAGAGCGGACCGAGGCAAAGGGATATAAAGGCGCTGCTGCTTACAACAACGGCGAAGTGGTGGAGGAGATCGGCGGAGGAGTCTGCCAGGTATCCACCACGCTGTACAATGCAGTCGTGAGAGCAGGGCTGAAGACAACGGTGAGACGTTCCCATACCTATGAACCGTCTTATGTAACTCCGGGTATGGATGCCACCGTGAGCTGGGGCGGGCCGGACTATAAGTTTGTGAATAATTCCAGCGCTGCAGTCGGAATCCGGGCCAGCTATTCCAACCAGACGGTCACTATATCAATTTATGGGATCCCCGTGCTGGAGGAGGGCGTTAAGTACGATTTGAAATCTAAGAAACTCAAAGATATGGATCCGCCGGCGCCTGCCTATGAAGAGGATCCGACCCTTGAGCCGGGGATAGAGAAAACCAAGAGCTCTGGCAGCCGGGGCAGCTACTGGGAGACCAGGCTGGTCATCACAAAGAACGGGGAGGTGGTCAGCCAGGAGGTAGACCACAATGTGACATACAAGGGCCATGCGCCGGTTATCTTAAGGAATACATCCGGGACAGTGGCAGCTACGGAACCGTCAGAATCGATTCTGGAATCCGGAGTCATCGATCCGAGCGGAGAGTCTTCGACGCTTGACGGAGATCCGGTTCAGACTGGTCCTGGAGGCGGACCTGGTGTATCTGTGGGTCCGGGAGGAAGCAGCGGCGGACAGTCCGGCCAGAACCAGAACGGCTCTGTGAATGGACCGGGAGGAGGTGCGGTGACCAATCCGGTGCCGTCCACAACCCCGTCGCCGACCACAACACCGACGCCCAGCCAGGCCCCGTCGCCGACTACGGCCCCCAATCAGGCTCCTTCGCCCACTCCGGGGGGAGGCAGCGCGCCCACAGCTGGCACCGACGGGCCTACCATCGCACCGATGCCGGGTGCATAA
- the nifJ gene encoding pyruvate:ferredoxin (flavodoxin) oxidoreductase, whose amino-acid sequence MARKMKTMDGNQAASHASYAFTDVAAIYPITPSSVMAEHTDEWATEGRKNIFGQTVQVTEMQSEAGAAGAVHGSLAAGALTTTYTASQGLLLMIPNLYKIAGEQLPGVFNVSARAIASHALSIFGDHSDVYACRQTGCAMLCESSVQEVMDLTPVAHMAAIKGKVPFINFFDGFRTSHEIQKIEAWDNDDLAEMVDMDAIDAFRKNALNPNHPCQRGSAQNPDIFFQAREACNPYYDALPAVVQEYMDKVNAKIGTDYKLFNYYGAADAEHVIVAMGSVNDTIEETIDYMIQTTGAKVGVVKVRLYRPFCAEALINAIPDTVKKISVLDRTKEPGSLGEPLYLDVVAALKNTKFDAVEIFSGRYGLGSKDTTPAQIVAVFENNEKKRFTVGIVDDVTHLSLPLGKPLVTTPEGTTNCKFWGLGADGTVGANKNSIKIIGDNTDMYAQAYFDYDSKKSGGVTMSHLRFGHKKIKSTYLIKQANFVACHNPAYVRKYNMVQELVDGGTFLLNCPWGAEELEKHLPGQMKKFIADHNINFYTIDGVKIGIETGMGPTRINTILQSAFFKLTGIIPEEKAIQLMKDAAQKTYGRKGEDVVKKNWAAIDAGAQGVVKVEVPESWKDCGDEGLDYKMITDGRKDVVDFVNNIQTKVSAQEGNSLPVSAFTEYVDGSTPSGSSAYEKRGIAVNVPVWNPDNCIQCNFCSYVCPHAVIRPAAMTAEEAANAPEGMKMLDMTGMPGYKFAITISALDCTGCGSCANVCPGKKGEKALTMDTLEKHLDEQAIFDFGAELPVKDEVITKFKETTVKGSQFKKPLLEFSGACAGCGETPYAKLITQLFGDRMYIANATGCSSIWGNSSPSTPYTVNEKGQGPAWDNSLFEDNAEFGYGMLLAQNAIREGLKTKVEAVMASDASSEDVKAACKEWLDTYGIGATNGTATDKLVAALEGIDCPTCKEIVKNKDFLGKKSQWVFGGDGWAYDIGFGGVDHVLASGKDINIMVYDTEVYSNTGGQSSKATKTGAVAQFAAGGKDTKKKDLASIAMSYGYVYVAQISMGADYAQTVKAIAEAEAYPGPSLILAYAPCINHGIKKGMSKAQTEEKLAVETGYWNNFRYNPAAEKKFTLDSKAPNMEGYQDFLKGEVRYASLAMKNPERAANLFAKNEAEAKERYEYLTKLVTLYGND is encoded by the coding sequence ATGGCAAGAAAAATGAAAACCATGGATGGTAATCAGGCTGCTTCCCACGCGTCATACGCGTTTACCGATGTAGCTGCGATCTATCCGATTACCCCGTCTTCCGTTATGGCTGAGCATACGGACGAGTGGGCAACAGAGGGCAGAAAGAATATTTTCGGCCAGACTGTTCAGGTGACTGAGATGCAGTCTGAGGCTGGTGCGGCAGGTGCCGTACACGGTTCTCTGGCAGCAGGTGCATTGACCACCACCTATACCGCTTCTCAGGGTCTGTTACTGATGATTCCTAATTTATATAAGATTGCAGGTGAGCAGCTTCCGGGCGTATTCAACGTATCAGCCCGTGCGATCGCAAGCCATGCGCTTTCTATTTTCGGAGATCATTCCGACGTATATGCATGCCGTCAGACCGGCTGCGCTATGCTGTGTGAATCCAGCGTTCAGGAAGTTATGGACTTAACCCCGGTTGCTCATATGGCAGCGATCAAGGGCAAGGTTCCGTTCATCAACTTCTTCGACGGTTTCCGCACCTCCCACGAGATCCAGAAGATCGAGGCATGGGACAATGACGATTTAGCTGAGATGGTAGACATGGATGCGATCGATGCATTCCGCAAGAATGCCCTGAACCCGAATCATCCGTGCCAGAGAGGTTCTGCACAGAACCCGGATATCTTCTTCCAGGCAAGAGAGGCATGCAATCCGTACTACGATGCATTACCGGCTGTTGTACAGGAGTACATGGACAAGGTAAACGCCAAGATCGGTACTGATTACAAGCTGTTCAACTACTACGGCGCTGCAGATGCAGAGCACGTTATCGTAGCAATGGGTTCTGTCAATGACACCATTGAAGAGACCATCGACTACATGATCCAGACCACCGGCGCAAAGGTCGGCGTGGTTAAGGTCCGCCTGTACAGGCCATTCTGCGCAGAGGCCCTGATCAATGCGATCCCGGATACGGTTAAGAAGATTTCCGTTCTGGACAGAACCAAAGAGCCTGGTTCCTTAGGCGAGCCGCTGTACTTAGATGTTGTTGCAGCGCTGAAGAACACCAAATTCGATGCAGTTGAGATCTTCTCCGGCCGTTATGGTTTAGGTTCCAAGGATACCACTCCGGCACAGATCGTTGCTGTATTCGAGAACAACGAGAAGAAGAGATTTACCGTTGGTATCGTGGATGATGTAACCCATCTGTCCCTGCCGCTTGGCAAGCCGTTAGTTACCACTCCGGAAGGCACTACCAACTGTAAGTTCTGGGGTCTGGGCGCTGACGGTACCGTTGGTGCAAACAAGAACTCCATCAAGATCATCGGCGACAACACCGACATGTATGCTCAGGCATATTTTGACTATGACTCCAAGAAGTCCGGCGGCGTTACCATGTCTCACCTGCGTTTTGGCCACAAGAAGATCAAGTCTACATACCTGATCAAGCAGGCCAACTTCGTAGCATGCCATAACCCGGCCTATGTGCGCAAGTACAATATGGTTCAGGAGCTGGTTGACGGCGGTACCTTCCTGCTGAACTGCCCGTGGGGCGCTGAGGAGCTGGAGAAGCATCTGCCGGGTCAGATGAAGAAGTTCATCGCTGACCACAACATCAACTTCTACACCATCGATGGTGTTAAGATCGGTATCGAGACCGGTATGGGCCCGACCCGTATCAATACGATCCTGCAGTCCGCATTCTTTAAGCTGACCGGTATTATTCCGGAGGAGAAGGCGATCCAGCTGATGAAAGATGCAGCTCAGAAGACCTACGGCCGTAAGGGTGAGGATGTTGTTAAGAAGAACTGGGCAGCAATCGATGCTGGCGCTCAGGGCGTAGTTAAGGTAGAGGTTCCGGAGTCCTGGAAGGATTGCGGTGATGAAGGCCTTGATTACAAGATGATCACCGATGGCAGAAAGGACGTTGTTGATTTCGTAAACAATATCCAGACCAAGGTAAGCGCTCAGGAAGGCAACAGCCTGCCGGTATCTGCATTTACCGAGTATGTAGACGGTTCCACTCCGTCCGGCTCTTCCGCATATGAGAAGCGCGGTATCGCTGTCAATGTTCCGGTATGGAATCCTGACAACTGTATCCAGTGTAACTTCTGTTCTTATGTGTGTCCGCATGCAGTTATCCGTCCGGCAGCCATGACTGCTGAGGAAGCAGCTAACGCACCGGAAGGCATGAAGATGCTTGATATGACCGGTATGCCGGGTTACAAGTTCGCTATCACCATCTCCGCACTTGACTGTACCGGATGTGGTTCCTGTGCAAACGTATGTCCTGGCAAGAAGGGCGAGAAGGCTCTTACCATGGATACTCTGGAGAAGCATTTGGACGAGCAGGCGATCTTCGACTTTGGCGCTGAGCTTCCGGTCAAGGATGAGGTTATCACCAAGTTCAAAGAGACCACCGTTAAGGGCAGCCAGTTCAAGAAACCGCTGCTTGAGTTCTCCGGCGCATGCGCAGGCTGCGGCGAGACTCCTTATGCAAAACTGATCACCCAGCTGTTCGGTGACAGAATGTACATTGCAAATGCAACCGGATGTTCCTCTATCTGGGGTAACTCCTCACCGTCCACACCTTACACTGTGAACGAAAAGGGTCAGGGCCCGGCTTGGGACAACTCCCTGTTCGAGGACAACGCAGAGTTCGGTTACGGCATGCTGCTGGCACAGAACGCGATCCGCGAAGGCTTAAAGACCAAGGTAGAGGCTGTTATGGCTTCTGATGCATCCTCTGAGGATGTGAAGGCTGCCTGCAAAGAGTGGCTGGATACCTACGGCATCGGCGCTACCAACGGAACTGCTACCGACAAGCTGGTTGCAGCGTTAGAAGGCATCGACTGCCCGACCTGCAAGGAGATCGTTAAGAACAAAGACTTCCTGGGCAAGAAATCCCAGTGGGTATTTGGTGGTGACGGATGGGCTTATGATATCGGTTTCGGCGGCGTTGACCATGTACTGGCAAGCGGCAAGGACATCAATATCATGGTTTATGATACCGAGGTTTATTCCAATACCGGCGGTCAGTCCTCCAAGGCTACCAAGACCGGCGCTGTGGCACAGTTCGCAGCAGGTGGTAAGGACACCAAGAAGAAGGATCTGGCAAGCATTGCAATGAGCTATGGCTATGTATATGTAGCACAGATCTCCATGGGTGCTGACTATGCGCAGACCGTTAAGGCCATCGCAGAGGCAGAGGCTTATCCGGGACCGTCCTTAATCCTGGCTTACGCTCCGTGTATCAACCACGGCATCAAGAAGGGTATGAGCAAAGCTCAGACCGAGGAGAAGCTGGCGGTTGAGACCGGTTACTGGAACAACTTCCGTTACAACCCGGCTGCAGAGAAGAAGTTCACTCTGGACAGCAAGGCTCCGAACATGGAAGGCTATCAGGACTTCTTAAAGGGCGAGGTTCGTTATGCATCCCTGGCTATGAAGAATCCGGAGAGAGCAGCAAACCTGTTCGCTAAGAACGAGGCTGAGGCTAAGGAAAGATACGAGTATCTGACCAAGCTGGTTACTCTGTACGGCAACGACTAA
- a CDS encoding DUF368 domain-containing protein yields the protein MTFITDIIKGVFIGIANIIPGVSGGTIALSMGIYDKLIGAVSNFLKDWKKSIITLLPILVGCGLGLIGFTYAIEYLLSEHTFFTCMAFIGLILGGLPVLIRQLLSKTKEHGGSVGISGVLAFVILFAFAIILPLFGSEEEVLKTLTASPQLMVIMFFIGIIASATMVIPGVSGSLVLMILGYYYGIIGSIKDFLEALKVFDIPALTNGFLILFPLGIGILLGIFLIAKLITFLFEKYGVQTYCAILGLILSSPFAIFYNTGLFGKLDQLNLLMILGGILIFIVGAVVTYLLGEK from the coding sequence ATGACATTCATTACGGATATTATCAAAGGTGTGTTTATCGGCATCGCCAATATCATACCTGGCGTCAGCGGAGGTACGATCGCCCTGTCCATGGGCATCTATGACAAGCTGATCGGCGCTGTCTCCAATTTTTTAAAGGACTGGAAAAAAAGCATCATCACTCTTCTGCCGATCCTGGTGGGCTGCGGCCTCGGCCTGATCGGTTTTACCTACGCCATCGAATACCTGCTCTCAGAGCACACATTTTTTACCTGTATGGCATTTATCGGTCTGATCCTTGGCGGGCTTCCCGTATTGATCCGGCAGCTCCTCAGTAAGACGAAAGAACACGGCGGCTCCGTCGGGATCTCCGGTGTTCTGGCTTTTGTGATTTTGTTCGCTTTTGCCATTATCCTTCCGCTGTTTGGTTCTGAGGAGGAAGTTTTAAAGACTTTGACCGCCTCGCCGCAGCTTATGGTCATAATGTTTTTTATTGGTATCATCGCCTCTGCAACCATGGTCATTCCTGGCGTCAGTGGTTCCCTGGTACTGATGATCCTCGGTTATTACTACGGCATTATCGGGTCTATCAAAGATTTTTTGGAGGCGCTGAAGGTTTTTGATATCCCGGCTCTGACCAATGGCTTTCTGATCCTGTTCCCGCTGGGTATCGGCATCCTGCTGGGCATCTTCCTGATAGCCAAACTGATCACCTTCCTGTTTGAAAAGTATGGAGTGCAGACCTACTGCGCGATCCTCGGCCTGATCCTCTCTTCACCGTTTGCTATCTTTTACAATACCGGCCTGTTCGGGAAACTGGATCAGCTGAACCTGCTCATGATCCTGGGCGGTATCCTGATCTTTATTGTTGGAGCCGTAGTTACTTATCTTCTGGGCGAAAAATAA